From a region of the Cucumis sativus cultivar 9930 chromosome 6, Cucumber_9930_V3, whole genome shotgun sequence genome:
- the LOC101209200 gene encoding uncharacterized protein LOC101209200 isoform X2 — translation MKLELFTSVDGMCRRRALSLVSVLQNRGKSSSYRLVLCYSSSGIRLFTCGSDSDSARSEFSGENAYEILEVSQTSSSDEIKASFRKLAKETHPDLAESRKDSSASLRFVQILAAYEILSDSEKRAHYDSFLIAQRRLIKKRSSYGSISNVCKPNQTTFKQMEVVEWLKSYRIFINGILSERKVVAGTGYFDVLERDFYSAMHIAFYGPTIESMELLPDCFEAEERSTYETSEILHLVSGRDLFGMVCFAAEVPKVASATSGKSISSTSRCLHITETIENARSCVKLTREEEYELPRASMVYELDAYKDLELHICGKVIAWASRLPPKFHRESTEDKNNQDQIHVFLSSNDELIHNSVGYSVDFSSGDAAETRIPLGTIVGLGTTEEEESCSVYNKCGTKTHVIMKHRTLMVKHMHWYSTRENVSVCECRCSRARLPPSKFWLFEPRCGMHDTGGWYVETFGKNKKGRTVPSQRFWDGFDYQEHQE, via the exons ATGAAGCTGGAATTGTTTACTTCGGTCGACGGAATGTGCCGCCGGCGGGCACTCTCTCTTGTTTCAGTTCTACAAAATCGAGGTAAGTCAAGCTCTTATCGCCTAGTATTATGTTATTCGAGCTCTGGAATTCGGCTGTTCACTTGCGGCAGTGACTCCGACTCAGCTCGATCTGAGTTTTCTGGAGAGAACGCATACGAAATTCTGGAAGTTTCACAGACCAGCTCCAGTGATGAAATCAAAGCTTCTTTTCGCAAATTGGCAAAGGAAACTCACCCGGACCTTGCTGAGTCGAGAAAGGATTCCTCCGCTTCCTTGCGTTTTGTGCAAATCCTTGCCGCCTATGAG ATCCTTTCTGATTCAGAGAAGAGGGCACACTATGACAGTTTTCTTATAGCTCAGAGAAGGTTAATTAAAAAACGCAGTAGCTATGGGTCAATATCAAACGTATGTAAACCAAATCAGACAACCTTCAAACAGATGGAAGTTGTTGAATGGTTGAAGTCCTATAGAATTTTCATTAACGGGATATTATCAGAAAGGAAAGTTGTTGCGGGTACAGGCTATTTTGATGTTCTTGAGAGGGATTTCTACTCAGCCATGCATATTGCTTTTTATGGTCCTACGATTGAATCTATGGAGCTTCTTCCTGATTGTTTTGAAGCTGAGGAGAGGTCAACTTATGAAACTTCTGAGATATTGCACTTAGTTTCAGGACGTGATCTTTTTGGGATGGTCTGTTTTGCTGCGGAGGTGCCTAAGGTGGCTTCTGCCACCAGTGGAAAAtctatttcttcaacttctagGTGTCTACACATTACTGAAACCATTGAAAATGCTCGCAGCTGCGTGAAATTGACAAGAGAGGAAGAATACGAACTTCCTCGGGCCTCAATGGTTTATGAATTAGATGCATACAAAGATTTGGAGTTGCATATTTGTGGAAAAGTAATTGCTTGGGCTTCTAGACTTCCTCCAAAGTTTCACAGGGAGAGCACGGAGGATAAAAACAATCAAGACCAAATACATGTCTTTCTTAGTTCCAATGATGAACTCATACATAATAGTGTTGGATATTCTGTAGATTTCTCTTCTGGGGATGCTGCTGAAACAAGGATCCCCCTGGGAACTATTGTTGGTCTGGGTAcaactgaagaagaagaatcctGCTCCGTCTACAATAAATGTGGCACAAAAACACATGTGATAATGAAACATCGAACATTAATG GTGAAACACATGCACTGGTATAGTACAAGAGAAAATGTTTCTGTCTGTGAGTGTAGATGCAGTCGAGCACGTTTACCACCAAGCAA GTTTTGGCTATTTGAGCCTCGCTGTGGCATGCATGACACAGGGGGCTGGTATGTAGAAACATTTggtaaaaataagaaaggcCGAACAGTCCCATCACAAAGATTTTGGGATGGTTTTGATTATCAAGAGCATCAAGAGTAA
- the LOC101209200 gene encoding uncharacterized protein LOC101209200 isoform X1 — protein sequence MKLELFTSVDGMCRRRALSLVSVLQNRGKSSSYRLVLCYSSSGIRLFTCGSDSDSARSEFSGENAYEILEVSQTSSSDEIKASFRKLAKETHPDLAESRKDSSASLRFVQILAAYEILSDSEKRAHYDSFLIAQRRLIKKRSSYGSISNVCKPNQTTFKQMEVVEWLKSYRIFINGILSERKVVAGTGYFDVLERDFYSAMHIAFYGPTIESMELLPDCFEAEERSTYETSEILHLVSGRDLFGMVCFAAEVPKVASATSGKSISSTSRCLHITETIENARSCVKLTREEEYELPRASMVYELDAYKDLELHICGKVIAWASRLPPKFHRESTEDKNNQDQIHVFLSSNDELIHNSVGYSVDFSSGDAAETRIPLGTIVGLGTTEEEESCSVYNKCGTKTHVIMKHRTLMVKHMHWYSTRENVSVCECRCSRARLPPSKFWLFEPRCGMHDTGGWYVETFGKNKKGRTVPSQRFWDGFDYQEHQERLHPAMYLIALAYRTLDIQDARMMRKQRIRDTIKGQLFRFLNWSKKLI from the exons ATGAAGCTGGAATTGTTTACTTCGGTCGACGGAATGTGCCGCCGGCGGGCACTCTCTCTTGTTTCAGTTCTACAAAATCGAGGTAAGTCAAGCTCTTATCGCCTAGTATTATGTTATTCGAGCTCTGGAATTCGGCTGTTCACTTGCGGCAGTGACTCCGACTCAGCTCGATCTGAGTTTTCTGGAGAGAACGCATACGAAATTCTGGAAGTTTCACAGACCAGCTCCAGTGATGAAATCAAAGCTTCTTTTCGCAAATTGGCAAAGGAAACTCACCCGGACCTTGCTGAGTCGAGAAAGGATTCCTCCGCTTCCTTGCGTTTTGTGCAAATCCTTGCCGCCTATGAG ATCCTTTCTGATTCAGAGAAGAGGGCACACTATGACAGTTTTCTTATAGCTCAGAGAAGGTTAATTAAAAAACGCAGTAGCTATGGGTCAATATCAAACGTATGTAAACCAAATCAGACAACCTTCAAACAGATGGAAGTTGTTGAATGGTTGAAGTCCTATAGAATTTTCATTAACGGGATATTATCAGAAAGGAAAGTTGTTGCGGGTACAGGCTATTTTGATGTTCTTGAGAGGGATTTCTACTCAGCCATGCATATTGCTTTTTATGGTCCTACGATTGAATCTATGGAGCTTCTTCCTGATTGTTTTGAAGCTGAGGAGAGGTCAACTTATGAAACTTCTGAGATATTGCACTTAGTTTCAGGACGTGATCTTTTTGGGATGGTCTGTTTTGCTGCGGAGGTGCCTAAGGTGGCTTCTGCCACCAGTGGAAAAtctatttcttcaacttctagGTGTCTACACATTACTGAAACCATTGAAAATGCTCGCAGCTGCGTGAAATTGACAAGAGAGGAAGAATACGAACTTCCTCGGGCCTCAATGGTTTATGAATTAGATGCATACAAAGATTTGGAGTTGCATATTTGTGGAAAAGTAATTGCTTGGGCTTCTAGACTTCCTCCAAAGTTTCACAGGGAGAGCACGGAGGATAAAAACAATCAAGACCAAATACATGTCTTTCTTAGTTCCAATGATGAACTCATACATAATAGTGTTGGATATTCTGTAGATTTCTCTTCTGGGGATGCTGCTGAAACAAGGATCCCCCTGGGAACTATTGTTGGTCTGGGTAcaactgaagaagaagaatcctGCTCCGTCTACAATAAATGTGGCACAAAAACACATGTGATAATGAAACATCGAACATTAATG GTGAAACACATGCACTGGTATAGTACAAGAGAAAATGTTTCTGTCTGTGAGTGTAGATGCAGTCGAGCACGTTTACCACCAAGCAA GTTTTGGCTATTTGAGCCTCGCTGTGGCATGCATGACACAGGGGGCTGGTATGTAGAAACATTTggtaaaaataagaaaggcCGAACAGTCCCATCACAAAGATTTTGGGATGGTTTTGATTATCAAGAGCATCAAGA GCGGCTTCATCCAGCAATGTATCTAATTGCTCTTGCATACAGAACTCTTGATATCCAAGATGCAAGGATGATGAGGAAACAAAGAATCAGGGATACTATTAAGGGCCAACTTTTCAGGTTCCTCAATTGGTCCAAGAAACTTATTTAG
- the LOC101209446 gene encoding probable prolyl 4-hydroxylase 9, which yields MKGKSGRSNWSLRSKLGLPALIFVLCLFCFLAGFFGSTLLSQDVDDDRPRARLLQSASDVTEFDLMSSGENGDDSISSIPFQVLSWRPRALYFPKFATAEQCQSIVNLAKPKLRPSTLALRKGETAESTKGVRTSSGVFFSASEDESGTLGVIEEKIARATMIPRTHGEAYNILRYEIGQKYNSHYDAFKPSEYGPQKSQRVASFLLYLTDVEEGGETMFPFENGLNMDGTYNFQTCIGLKVKPRQGDGLLFYSVFPNGTIDPTSLHGSCPVIKGQKWVATKWIRDQMQEDFLY from the exons ATGAAAGGCAAAAGCGGAAGAAGTAATTGGAGCTTGAGATCGAAGCTAGGTTTGCCCGCACTAATCTTCGTTTTATGCCTTTTTTGTTTCCTCGCCGGATTCTTCGGTTCTACTCTTCTCTCTCAG GATGTAGATGACGATAGGCCGAGGGCGAGGTTGCTTCAATCGGCAAGCGATGTTACGGAGTTTGATTTGATGTCTTCGGGAGAAAACGGCGACGATTCCATTTCTTCGATTCCTTTTCAG GTTTTGAGCTGGCGACCTCGCGCACTTTATTTCCCCAAGTTTGCAACTGCGGAGCAATGTCAGAGTATAGTTAATTTGGCGAAACCGAAGCTTAGGCCGTCTACATTGGCTCTACGTAAGGGAGAAACCGCAGAGAGCACGAAAGGAGTCCGAACAAG TTCTGGAGTGTTCTTTAGTGCTTCAGAAGATGAAAGTGGGACTCTGGGTGTAATTGAGGAAAAAATTGCAAGGGCAACTATGATTCCAAGGACGCATGGAGAG GCATATAATATTTTGCGTTATGAGATTGGGCAGAAGTATAATTCTCATTATGATGCGTTCAAGCCTTCTGAATATGGGCCACAGAAGAGCCAGAGG GTGGCTTCTTTCTTGTTGTACTTGACTGATGTTGAAGAAGGTGGAGAAACCATGTTTCCATTTGAG AATGGCTTGAACATGGATGGAACCTATAATTTCCAAACATGTATTGGTTTGAAAGTGAAGCCACGTCAAGGTGATGGACTTCTGTTTTATTCGGTTTTCCCAAATGGTACAATTGATCCG ACATCACTTCATGGAAGCTGCCCTGTGATCAAAGGGCAGAAATGGGTGGCGACCAAGTGGATCAGAGATCAAATGCAGGAGGACTTTTTATACTAA
- the LOC101208957 gene encoding molybdate-anion transporter, producing MAVIIENSVWEPNPYLFIFIFLSCFLSIFLLPYASKNSSTRAPAPFEHGFSSAFSTFQRKFLLLYSLASVMEGLWSVYGEFEFTYRGVSREQIVLSLCVGYAASLFVGTFLGILSDLIGQKKICMTFCIIHLVTAIWKRISVHPSLFIASVGLSLATSIFSFSFETWMVHHHEKQGQRQDMLSDTFWLMTIFESVSLVGNQMLVNSLIGDDVKRNMFSSSTAAVFLALICLTFIIKGWTEVSQRIELEDYRTSFSAYILSDKRIWLLAWAQASVHFSVAFFWILWAPTLVADGREVHLGLIYPCLLGSRILGSSLFPWLMSGTSSLRTEDCLLYCFAISGLVMSIVAFDYQELGVLVMLFSIFHACVGLILPSLAKLRTMYVPNKLRGGMISLSLAPANAAILFFLLQGGYYRRIENSVILAFAAIGLFTSAGSVYALKRWGKHPYQTWQKQ from the exons ATGGCGGTGATCATCGAAAATTCAGTTTGGGAACCAAATCCATATTtgttcatcttcatcttcctctcttgttttctttccatctttcttCTACCTTATGCTTCCAAAAATAGCTCCACCAGAGCTCCTGCTCCGTTCGAACATGGATTTTCATCCGCCTTTTCCACTTTCCAGCGGAAGTTTCTCTTACTTTATTCTCTTGCCTCAG TAATGGAAGGCTTATGGTCAGTATATGGTGAGTTTGAGTTTACGTATCGTGGAGTTAGCAGAGAGCAGATAGTGTTGTCTCTATGTGTTGGATATGCAGCTTCTCTCTTCGTCGGTACCTTTTTGGGCATTCTATCcgatttgat AGGTCAAAAGAAAATCTGTATGACGTTTTGCATTATACACCTTGTTACTGCCATATGGAAGAGGATTTCTGTGCATCCAAGTCTCTTTATCGCCAGTGTAGGCTTATCTCTTGCtacttcaatattttcattcagTTTCGAAACATGGATGGTGCATCATCACGAGAAG CAAGGTCAAAGGCAAGATATGTTAAGTGACACTTTTTGGCTAATGACTATATTTGAGTCTGTCTCTTTGGTTGGAAACCAAATGCTTGTGAACAGTCTGATTGGTGATGATGTTAAGAGgaatatgttttcttcttccactgCTGCTGTCTTCTTGGCATTGatatgtttaacttttatcATCAAAGGGTGGACAGAAGTATCACAAAGAATAGAACTGGAAGACTATAGAACTTCTTTCAGTGCATATATTTTAAGTG ATAAAAGGATATGGTTATTGGCGTGGGCCCAAGCTTCTGTTCACTTCTCTGTTGCATTCTTTTGGATTCTTTGGGCTCCGACATTAGTG GCTGATGGGCGGGAAGTGCATCTAGGTTTGATATATCCATGTTTGCTGGGATCAAGAATCCTTGGAAGCTCATTGTTTCCATGGCTTATGAGTGGAACATCATCCCTTCGGACTGAAGATTGTTTACTATATTGCTTCGCAATATCAGGGCTTGTGATGTCAATTGTTGCTTTTGATTATCAG GAGCTTGGAGTTTTAGTGATGctattttccatatttcatGCCTGTGTAGGTTTGATTTTACCTTCACTTGCAAAATTAAGGACTAT GTATGTGCCAAATAAGTTACGTGGAGGGATGATTAGCTTGTCTCTGGCCCCTGCAAACGCggcaattttgtttttcctgtTGCAG GGAGGCTATTACCGGCGCATCGAAAATTCAGTGATATTAGCATTTGCTGCCATTGGTTTGTTCACTTCGGCTGGCAGTGTGTATGCATTGAAACGGTGGGGAAAGCATCCATATCAGACCTGGCAAAAGCAGTAA
- the LOC101208556 gene encoding acyl-CoA-binding domain-containing protein 3 isoform X1 has translation MDFFLELALTISLPLLISFVVSKFLSSRGPTDQELAPFGFDFGFGSRIRNLEIGKPSVVVEDFVGEDEIVECEPKQGNFTGVLESTDGTERECDDEVIESVGILEERVESNFDNTGGDCGGEGAEKLIDESSVRMRCEETGINRDEEEDVREGNEVEAFESDRSKESGRVSEGRSVEEIAVEDDDWEGVERTELEKLFEDAVGIVNYREFEDPKFSGELKMRLNGLYKIAMEGPCREPPPMALKISARAKWNAWKQLGNMTPEMAMESYLHLVAENIPGWTSEITSESSDQNASHSCKSEKLASETKPL, from the exons ATGGATTTCTTTCTTGAACTTGCGCTAACTATTAGTCTTCCTCttcttatttcatttgttGTTAGTAAGTTTCTTTCATCCAGGGGGCCTACTGATCAAGAATTGGCTCCGTTTGGTTTTGACTTCGGATTTGGATCGCGAATTCGTAATCTGGAGATTGGTAAACCTAGCGTTGTCGTTGAAGATTTTGTCGGTGAGGATGAGATTGTAGAATGTGAACCGAAACAGGGGAATTTCACCGGAGTACTTGAATCTACAGATGGAACTGAGAGGGAATGTGATGATGAGGTGATTGAGTCTGTGGGGATTTTGGAAGAAAGAGTAGAGAGTAACTTTGATAATACTGGTGGTGATTGCGGAGGAGAAGGTGCAGAGAAGTTAATCGATGAAAGTTCTGTTAGGATGAGGTGTGAGGAAACTGGAATCAATCGGGATGAGGAAGAAGACGTACGCGAGGGCAATGAAGTTGAGGCGTTTGAGAGTGATCGGAGCAAGGAATCCGGTAGAGTAAGCGAGGGACGATCGGTGGAGGAGATTGCCGTCGAGGATGACGATTGGGAGGGAGTTGAAAGAACTGAACTGGAGAAACTATTTGAAGATGCAGTAGGGATTGTGAATTATCGTGAATTCGAAGATCCCAAATTTAGCGGTGAATTGAAGATGCGGCTGAACGGGCTTTACAAGATTGCTATGGAGGGGCCTTGCAGAGAACCGCCGCCAATGGCTTTGAAGATCTCTGCTCGAGCCAAATG GAATGCCTGGAAGCAGCTGGGGAACATGACCCCTGAGATGGCTATGGAAAGCTATTTACACCTTGTTGCTGAGAACATTCCTGGTTGGACGTCCGAAATTACTTCG GAAAGTAGTGATCAAAATGCTTCTCATTCTTGCAAGTCTGAAAAACTAGCTTCAGAAACGAAACCACTTTAA
- the LOC101208556 gene encoding acyl-CoA-binding domain-containing protein 3 isoform X2: MDFFLELALTISLPLLISFVVSKFLSSRGPTDQELAPFGFDFGFGSRIRNLEIGKPSVVVEDFVGEDEIVECEPKQGNFTGVLESTDGTERECDDEVIESVGILEERVESNFDNTGGDCGGEGAEKLIDESSVRMRCEETGINRDEEEDVREGNEVEAFESDRSKESGRVSEGRSVEEIAVEDDDWEGVERTELEKLFEDAVGIVNYREFEDPKFSGELKMRLNGLYKIAMEGPCREPPPMALKISARAKWLLLALLNWMQSF; encoded by the exons ATGGATTTCTTTCTTGAACTTGCGCTAACTATTAGTCTTCCTCttcttatttcatttgttGTTAGTAAGTTTCTTTCATCCAGGGGGCCTACTGATCAAGAATTGGCTCCGTTTGGTTTTGACTTCGGATTTGGATCGCGAATTCGTAATCTGGAGATTGGTAAACCTAGCGTTGTCGTTGAAGATTTTGTCGGTGAGGATGAGATTGTAGAATGTGAACCGAAACAGGGGAATTTCACCGGAGTACTTGAATCTACAGATGGAACTGAGAGGGAATGTGATGATGAGGTGATTGAGTCTGTGGGGATTTTGGAAGAAAGAGTAGAGAGTAACTTTGATAATACTGGTGGTGATTGCGGAGGAGAAGGTGCAGAGAAGTTAATCGATGAAAGTTCTGTTAGGATGAGGTGTGAGGAAACTGGAATCAATCGGGATGAGGAAGAAGACGTACGCGAGGGCAATGAAGTTGAGGCGTTTGAGAGTGATCGGAGCAAGGAATCCGGTAGAGTAAGCGAGGGACGATCGGTGGAGGAGATTGCCGTCGAGGATGACGATTGGGAGGGAGTTGAAAGAACTGAACTGGAGAAACTATTTGAAGATGCAGTAGGGATTGTGAATTATCGTGAATTCGAAGATCCCAAATTTAGCGGTGAATTGAAGATGCGGCTGAACGGGCTTTACAAGATTGCTATGGAGGGGCCTTGCAGAGAACCGCCGCCAATGGCTTTGAAGATCTCTGCTCGAGCCAAATG GCTATTGTTAGCTTTGCTAAATTGGATGCAATCTTTTTAA